In Vanacampus margaritifer isolate UIUO_Vmar chromosome 6, RoL_Vmar_1.0, whole genome shotgun sequence, the DNA window tagttttgatTATAGTTGTCAACCACATCCCGCTTTTATTTAGTCCAattttagttgactataaatctagcatggtagtctttattttagacCAAGTAAACAACATTTGAccaaaaactgtcaatattttagtctagttttattcaggacaatcattttaccgctgaattttcttttgtcagcagattatgttgaacatttcggatctaaaactatttcatgtaaaattttctcttatctttttgatgaaaaacaagatGACACACAAtgacagtatatcaacaagtggctactatggctccatgcttcGAGCtaataaattagccagcattagttagcggtcggattaatatcattgttggaatgttatagCCGTTGGTTTAATATTACGttataactattttttttttaaccgttcaccgtgaatccacctcctgtctgtcccatgtgtttgcttgcgcatgttgcactcgctagctacagatttgaaaagggggcgtgtcactgtgtgtcacatgacaatgtcacagtgacagattagcacagacaagattttacaaaatcatataatttccgtctcgtttttgttcatgaactaaaatgtccctTGATTTTCGTCTCATCTTCATGAGTCGATGAAAATGCATTAGTCGCAGTTATTGCTTaataatgagggttttagtctcgtCCTGTCgaagtccggtgaaaaatgtgtgttgatgaaattatttttgtttggttttcgttgacgaaattaacactataaggcacacctgtgcactaatcatggtgtccaatcagcatcttgatatggcgaacctgtgaggtgggaaggattatctcggcaaaggagacgTGCTCACtgtcacagatttagactgttTTGTGAAGAACATTTTAGAGAAATGGTGCTGTTGTGTaagtggaagaagttttagatctttgaatcatctcataaaaaatgggagcaaaaacaaaagtgttgcgtttatatttttgttgagttatgCATGCACCAATGTTTTAAAATTTAGGGAGTGAATGTAAACGGTCAGGAAAAATAAAGCGAAGAAAATGATAACTGGACTTTCATTTGTATGACACTTTTCTCCCTCCAAGTTCTTTTAAGTAAAGTacagacagcaaaaaaaagtattagcaAGTAATTATTTGTCCTTGTCGAGTTCCCAGCATTGCTGGCAGCCGTCATTTGTTCCACACAGGTTGTGATTTTGTATCCAGCTCAGGATGGGAGAGTTGCTCGTATCTGTCTTTGACTCAAGGCTAAAGGTCGatcttgctttaaatgtgtatatTTAGCATCCTGGAAATCATTAGTACAACAATGTCATCTGAGAGAGACATTAAGGAGAATGAGCCagcaaatacaaatgttttaaaaagcagATGTTGTGTTGTTACATTAGGGCGATATTTGCGTGTTTTGCCAATAACGAGCTTCCGTTTGCCGAAGtgtgtctttattttcattggaaatgtgaatgctgaaatgcTGAATGGAAAAATATAGAAACGTGAAATCATATTGAACAAAAAGTTGTTGAAGATATGAAGTTAAGTTGAATGATGTTGAAATATTTGGATTGATATTAAATGCAATTGAACGATATAGAATTAACTAGAAGGGTAGTGGCCAAATGCATGCattgaatgatgtggaatgatattgaatgaggTGAAATGTTattggtgaaaatgtgcaatatgtgagTGAAAATCAGGGAATTGAATGATTTAAACGATATGGAAATAGATAAAATTATATCGAATTGAATGACTTGAATTGGAACGATTCGAGCTCTAATCCAAACCaatacatctttaaaaaaaattgtacaacattttggcacaaaaaaaatggcatgtgCTAATTGGGGGAGTGTTGACCACTGATGTCAAGGTGACTTGAATGggctaaacatttttaatttcaactgAATTGTTGAACGTCTTCGATTGAATTTGGATTTTTGCCATGAAAAAGGTTGAATTGTGGGAAACCGGTGAAAGTTAGGAATGAGAAAAGTAATAGCCCACAaagcgtgaatttttggaacatgttgaagttggaatggtttgaatcagttgAGAAATGTAGAAGTAGTTAAAGGACAAAAATGGTGGGGTAAAACATACttgcatttcattgtggttTTACAATTAGTTTAGTTTAAACACGGGGTACTCGTCAGgtgcaagattaaaaaatagATCACAATAATGCATGCTGGAAAGGTCTTCATTTCTCAGGTCAGAATTGAAATGAGCAAAACATTACATGTGCATTTCTCAGGGCAATTTGTACAAATCGCAAAAGATCCCCTGCAAAAGTTATTTTGTTTCTCAAAATCCAGAGCACGCGGCTCAAAAGTAAACATTTGTTTCactgaacatgtcaaaatgtgTCAGTCTGAACAAATCATAAAATTGCTTAGTCACGTTGTCAACCGAACCGTGTCGTCTGAAGGGACGCTCTGATGACAAATTCAGTGTTCTAAATTGAAAGCTGGGCAAGATTCACGTTTGATTTTCCGCCGGCGTCACGCCAAAACCTTCGTGCCAAAATTTGATCCATTTCATATTGCTTTCACAAATCTATATCCCAttggaaaggtttataaaactggcgagaccagcgatgttgtttgggcTGAGgaaaggcgggaggcggagctagaggtggcagagatgaagatggtTTGGAGAGATAGCGAGTACGTTGGCAAGCCGGCCCGCTTGTGGCGGTTTTCGTCTCCACTGCCGAGTTCGACCCATTTTGCCACGTTTCCATCCACACGTCAACGCCTTGCGACGGCTTCTGTGatgttcctgcggtggaaacgcggcggCTTATGAGGCTGTTGTTAACCACACTTGATAACTGATAACCCGGCAACCCATCCTTAGCAGCTTTAACTCATCAGTTTGGGTAGTTTTGACCTGTTGGGATTAAAATCTCGACCCAATGGTttgggtcaaatcctcaacccaatgtGCTGTGCATAACCCAGCACTGGGTTAGCTTTTCCACCCATTTTAACATAGCAGGTTTAAGTATGTAGTAGTTTTGGTGCATTTGTATTGTTTGACACcaaattgtaatttttaattttaacgaTTAACTCAACTCAATCAATGCAGTcactgtcacggcttgagaagggaggacccagatgcagtgaggaaggcgagccacggcagggatgcggacaactttgatttaatgtggcgataatcgcaaacacaaaatcgcgcacacaggcggacaaaagtaaacacactcaaaatcacgcacacaggcggtcaaaagtaaacacactcgaaatcacgcacacaggcggacgaaaacaaacacaaaatcacgctcacaggcggacaacaaacaaaaccaaaatcacgCTCGATGGCGGCAAAAAGGCAAGTCATGAGAAGCAGGAGAAAATTCTTGTGGGAGCGAAACCAGTCGGGTCAGGAGAGTAGCGTCTCgaggtaatcacccgacactccttgctgtgtccatcaggcttatattgaggtctgatggcatgatgggcagcaggtgtgtatggtgggtggagcccaccagctgacccaaatcatgacagtcaCAGTGGAATGGTCTTGAGGAAAATATGCTTTTAAAAgtacaagtacagtatatgtcgatttaataaattgtatatttaaaaatattttttcctaaatACGCTAGGTAAGAATAAAACAGTGGTTGAAAGTACAATGCTTGTTAAGGCATTTACGAATAATAAGTTGTTGAGATCGCCGCAGACTCAAGACTGACTCCCACACTCTTGCCTTCTAGAATGAAACTAGTTTTTCCACCTATGTCAACTAGTGacgtcactatcaaatatttttttaatcgattaCTCAACCAATTATTCTTtctgcattaaagtgtattacaaaagcatttcccccccccccatttttaccGTTTATTAACCagcgattggtgtttatttggtACTTCCTAtctgtatagtgattaaaaaaagggggattgatgttaccgatttggttattgtttttcaaagtaaaaacagatgtttgcaaatgtcttagtTTGATTAAACAGAAGAtagtcagtcttctttcatgaatgaCTGTATACAGAAATAAGTGAGCAATTACTGTCAATATGCTGAAATCTGTATCTGAATATGTGCGTGCATGAGCAAGTATGTGCctcagtatatatacatattgagttcttccacatattgactcgattcacaatcatattacgttccccttcatctgaccattagcatggattttaaacatagaagggccaaaacatgccttgcgaaaatttaactgcactaaaaaactagccaccagagggtgctagaactgcacaaatagaaatcaatcagattttttttttccatgtgcagcttttaatatcgtgacatgatgacgacgatattttgtggcagttttaacattgcgatatcacgatattgccgttatcgttacaccCCAACTGTAAACGGTATCCGTACTCACCGTGCAGGGCTATGGCCTCTCTGAAGGGCTGCAGGTCCGTCTCCATGGAGCTGCCCTTctcgggcggcggcggccggcTGGCGGCTACCACAGCTCCCCGGGGCGGGGCCCAGGACGCCCTGGGAGGGGGGTTCTTGCCGCACAGGAAGCTGATGAGATCCTCCCGCCGGATGGTTCTCCGCCGCTTCTTCACCCAGGCCATCATCTCCTTGTTCCGGCGCTGGTAGCCGATCTGGATCCCCAGGTCGTAGCTGCGCTGGCGGGCCTCCATGCTCTCTAGACcacgacaaaaacaacaacgctTACTCATGCTCAGCACCGCCGCCCGTAATGACCCAATTCAACACAATGTAAAGAATTGAATTTGCACTACAAAGCTATATGGCAGCAGCGCAAAGAAGACGGTCATAACTACCCAGTAAgctgtgattatatttgttgtttttgcagaggataaagaatatatgcttgGAAGTCTTGTTATATGCGCTAGCAGCACCATTTGAGTTCAAAAATCCACTCCTTACACGATTTTAACACCCCAACAGAAATGTTAGTTTTCTATGCCCGTGTGCAGcgtttagcattaagctaccaAACTTTCCTCAGACAGTTCTGTGGTGCTTAGTTAAATGCATATCTTTATTCAGTTTAGTTTTACAGAAAACTTACAGTTGGCTTGTAAAGTTCGGAAAGAACAAAGTGCTTGCGATTCAAAATTTTTCTCTCAACTCAAGGAAGAAGAAACGTCCCATCTTGAATAACTCAAGTTACATGCTATGATATATAATCAATCTCTCAATAACTGCCACCTTGCACAgtagaaataaacacaattacaaacaaTGCACTGAGACAAAACAAGCATGCTAACCTTGGCCACACAACGTTAAACTTAAGCATAATTCATGTACTCACCCCTCTAGTTATTTGTGAAAACCGCCACTTtgaacaatagaaataaacaaacaactgcaAATGATTTTTTCCGATATCATGACTCACCTTTGTACATGTTAGTAACGGCAGTGGCTGCATTCTGGAAGGAAACCCAGAGGGAAAGACCTTGTTGCTGACATTCTCTGTCTGTGAatcacatttcacacacatttcaaataaaatctcCCTTCCAATTGTTCTTCACCGATTTCCTCCTTCATTTGTACAAAAAGCAATTAACATTCAACCAAGCAGATTAGAGCCCAATTGATTCGGTTTGTCTATTTTTATCAGCCGCTTTTCAAAATAATCACGATAGAGTAACTTCTGCTCAGTAATTGGAgtcactgaaaatgtcattgtgCCATTTGGCCACCAGATGAAGCCAATTCAATTTGATCCAATTAGCATCTAGTGAGCAAATGACCATGTTGTCAAAGTTGTTGACCACAAGTCACGTGCTGCAGATGCTGCTGAGCTGAGCATGATACTGCGATTAGAGCAAAACACAGCACATTATTTGCAGCTCAGAAGCACACATCTCATGACAATAGTttccaaaatgttcaaacttgcaagtagttttttttaaaagatactTACTAAAAGCAGAAAAGCTGCTAAatgcagaagaaaaaataaaaagcaattatTGCCAACCCGACTTTTCTTTTGCTGTTCTTAGTGTAAGCAAAGCGCATCCGCAGGGATGGAAGCTAACCTcggaaaacgtttttttttttaaaaaacataattttaagaATTTGTGGTCTCAGTCCTAACAGACGACAATGCAAACCTCAAGTGTTCGCAGGTCTGCGTGACCCACCTCCCGTCAGTCCCAACGTAAAGTCGTGCGATTGCTTTTGTGGCTTCCGAACATCAAACATCTGGAGCATAAGTAAGGCCAGCTCAGAGTCACACCACGTTTAAGGCAAATCCTCTGCCATTAATCTCATCAAAATGATGAGCCGTCTGTGTTTACTGCAAAACCGCCTGTGTTTTGTTCCTTTCTTTCCAAAATGTCCTCCTGGGATTTTGACCTGTGAAAACCTTACAACAGTATTTGGTACAATTACTTTACTCATTTTTTCTCCACCATAAAAACTACaatacaaatttttttctccaccataaaaattaaaaaaagatttgaacaaCCCCAGGactaaaacttgaaaaaaatagtgATGAAACACTATGCACTAAAATGGGACGAAATCAACAGGATTTGACCTTAATAGTGCACGGGGGCAACGATGTGAATGTGTCGGACCACATGAATTTTCCTTCAACTAGGCCGACCAGGccagtacaaataaatacaataaaaatcaacatgtttttgttttttcaatatttaaaattcattattcaatattttatgttttaaccGGTTCAATTAATCACTGGCCGATTCACTGCTGATATTTTTGCTgcacacttttttgtgtgtcatgtTAGCTCTTCCCCATGAGGAAATTCTTGTCTCGGACAAGCCAGactggatttttgttgttgttaagagACCAGTGCGAATCTGCTGCTTTTTAGGATCGGCCcggccgatattcagcattttattaaTATCGGTTTGTTTCGATGGCTggtatattaaaaactgtttggTTTTTTTGCTCCGACGGGCGCTTTTCTCCTCCGTCTGCTCTGAGTCAGTGGCTGTTGATtccctgcagcattggcccACCCACAGCAACATCtggttgctcgtgcagtgctaacagccaatgAGCAGAGAAAGATGGATTCTTCTCTAGACTCTCACATGCAGAAGAGAAAAATCAAATGCAAAAGGGCCACCGGGCCGGTGTgcagtttaaataaataaagctgcccccGCCAGGTGACAATGCGTTAGTTAGCGAATTGgcggctattagcccgcgagctaaccggctagctcACGAATTAACGGCTActaggttagcccgcgagcaaACAGTTAGCccgcgggctaacctaatagccgttttttagcggctatttgggagttagcatGCGGGGTGAACGGTTAGGAAATATTGATAAAAGTAGGCAATTAGCGAGTGCATGTGCGTTCCGATATGTGTCTGTGCGTGTAAGCCATATTATAGTTGATGCAGAATGTGATGGCAAACACTCCAAGTGTAAGTCACTCATTGTCTGTTTCGCTACTTTCTACCACAGAAAAAAACTGTATGGTGAAGACTGCAGCACCATTTGCGGCACACAAAAATTACGGAACACCCACAAAAAGCAAAGGAGAGATAACAGCCGCGTTGATCAGACATTCATTTCTACGTTGAGgatacactttttgttttagaactttaaaacaaagataagtcAAAGATGAGCATTGAAAAttttagttatatttatttGGGGGGAAACTTATTTACTATAGTCAATTTTAATgagatatttgtttttatttaactttataagaCAGAATGTTGAGCTTGGGACCACGATGCACCTTctgtcagaattttaaaacaaagttgtctATTTTCTAAGATCTAAAACTCCTTTAATCATAAAATCTGCTTAATAAACACGTGCTTaaaggcatttaagcagtcaagtgctggagtttttattctaaaaaaaattcacgccaacttttttttcctgcaaatgtATGTCGGCTTCCCTGACCACCGATAATCGGTCCCAGTACCGGCTCTGAAAAAAAGCATATGGGTCTATCTACTGCTTTTCAACTTCATTAATGTGATAGATAGTAAGTAACACTTGGGCATTTTAGGAGAGGGAGGCATTATTATGACATCCATCATGTGCATTATAAATTCttctatacatttttattttttaacacatacAAAAATTTTATGTTTTGCAAGAATTTTTGCAGAATCTGCAATTGAAGGCAGATGACGTGAAAATGCAGCGCACATGTCCCAAATCAAAAGGAACCTCTGAAGGCTGTATTTGAAGGCCAATGACCGctttgaaaagcatttaaaggcCCATGACGGAAAGTTAGCCCAAATTGCAGGATATTTCAAAGGCTTTACTTGAAGGCCAATGACGAGTCAAAGGCACCTTCAGTGCCCTACATTGGAAGCTTGATGATGACATTAATAAAATTCGTAAAAGATCCCCTCAAATATGGCCTCTGAAGGCAATAGTAAGATACAAATGTCACAAATCCAAAGCTCCTTCAAATTCGTCCTTTCAAGGCATCATTTGAAGACTAATAGACACTTCGCCTAAAAGTattcagaaaagaaaaatgtgaattttatgtgttgtcacattttattttatttcattattggaATCTGTTAAATAGTAATTGCAGTGCATTGCCTTCTGAGGTGAGAGCTCCTCAAAGTGCTCCCAAACAGGGGAAAATCTCCTCTTTCTTGCTGGTTCCATCGCAAAAAAGAAGCTCGTCAAATTGAATGCCAAAAAGTAGCGCAATAAGGGATCCGAAAGTAGTGATggtaaaatgaagcttcatgaagcacttgtgattttttttaagtcccctagatggtgctcttggttggaagatgcagtggaaatttgatacatttccattgcactaggctttatatttaaaccaagagcaccatctaggggacttaaaaaaattcacaagtgcttcatgaagcttcattttgccatcactgcCCGAAAGCACAAAAAGTGAAGTGGAATCCTTAGCGTTTCTTTGTCGCTTTTATTTCGAACTACACTCAAACCTAGCGAATCATTTCCTGAATCAGTCACGAGGTTCATCCGCTTCGCGGGGCTTCaaacgtcaccacgtacgtcatCAACACGCGCATCGACTCGTCGTTCATAAACCACTCGTCACCGGCACACGCTTCAGGGATTCGACCCGAGAAGTACGAATTTCGTACTGAACGGACTtaaacatcgacactgtgcCTCTGTCACTTCTTTATTGAAGTCAAACATAATTGCTTCATTTCGTGTCTGATTAAATGTACCAGACAGTGCTCGTCGAAATCTCTCGGCCCTGTTTatgttagcctagcttagcttagcttgctagccgccAAAAAGGATACGGCCGTCAAATGTGTGCGTAAAGTGTCGTGACTTGGTGTGAAAATGTGCGCAAGAACGAAAGTCAAGTACGAAGAGgagctttgtggagcacaagaggagaacgagcgacaacgtCAACTACTGGACGCTGTTTGCAAGCAGCCTCgagttgtgttgaacagagcgggtttgtcacttgtttaattcatacttttcaacaatatgtccgtatttatttttgaaaggaatCTTCATCCGGGCACTTTGTTACGTACAATTACAGTTTTTCCTCAGTCGCCATGGACTATATGAACAAATCAGTTCCGCATTCGACGTACGAGTGCACCCAACCTTccggtgcggggagactttagcggagcgcactgttgatgtgatgtaaaactctaagcctaaatcTTTAATCCACTGAAAAAGAACAGGAGTCACTCCTTGCTTTAATACTATG includes these proteins:
- the LOC144054161 gene encoding HUWE1-associated protein modifying stress responses-like, with the protein product MYKESMEARQRSYDLGIQIGYQRRNKEMMAWVKKRRRTIRREDLISFLCGKNPPPRASWAPPRGAVVAASRPPPPEKGSSMETDLQPFREAIALHAETKAKQAYKKGPSAHIDSPQPSRPTRALAQPRPSSTDTTESRHDEDGDDDDGGDDDRGHHGRVQPSHGYLLGY